A genomic segment from Arcobacter sp. CECT 8986 encodes:
- a CDS encoding J domain-containing protein, with protein MNNGTLIYMFNKVLRTAILLFILYLIFTNFTTFLLVIAVIFVLIYFFIYKKLRSMSNGFKFTYTQNDFGANQNQHQNFNFNDFDFNSFNEQFAQKPGLGEVEKAKEFFGFTHNPTKEEVKKRYKELAKKYHPDINGSDDTMMQQLNHYKEVLIQFVG; from the coding sequence ATGAATAATGGTACATTGATTTATATGTTTAATAAAGTTTTACGAACTGCAATTTTACTATTTATTTTATATTTAATATTTACAAATTTTACTACATTTTTATTAGTTATTGCCGTTATATTTGTATTGATATATTTTTTCATATATAAAAAGTTAAGAAGTATGTCTAATGGATTTAAATTTACATATACTCAAAATGATTTTGGTGCAAATCAAAACCAACACCAAAATTTCAATTTTAATGATTTTGATTTTAATAGTTTCAATGAACAATTTGCTCAAAAACCAGGTTTAGGTGAAGTTGAAAAAGCAAAAGAGTTTTTTGGATTTACACATAATCCAACAAAAGAAGAAGTGAAAAAAAGATATAAAGAACTTGCAAAGAAATACCACCCAGATATAAATGGTAGTGATGATACAATGATGCAACAATTAAATCACTACAAAGAAGTACTTATTCAGTTTGTTGGGTAA
- the pnuC gene encoding nicotinamide riboside transporter PnuC, protein MCAMLLSIIYLVLAIKQNLWCWPAAFISTFIYTILFFDASLLMDSFLNFYYLIMAIYGWYSWKYTNIIDKQKELKISSFTFSKNLKDIVLLTLLSLVLGFFMKNYTTADYAYIDTFTTVFAIYSTYLLAKKVIENWIYWIVIDSVSIYIYIAKHFYLTAILFFIYTILAFIAYFEWKKEYQVAK, encoded by the coding sequence GTGTGTGCAATGCTTCTATCAATAATATATTTAGTTCTTGCAATAAAACAGAATTTATGGTGTTGGCCTGCTGCTTTTATAAGTACATTTATATATACAATACTATTTTTTGATGCATCACTACTTATGGACTCTTTTTTGAATTTTTACTATTTAATTATGGCTATATATGGTTGGTACTCATGGAAATATACAAATATAATTGATAAACAAAAAGAGTTAAAAATATCATCATTTACTTTTTCTAAAAATTTAAAAGATATAGTTTTACTTACACTTTTATCTTTAGTTCTTGGTTTTTTTATGAAAAATTATACAACTGCTGATTATGCATATATTGATACATTTACAACTGTTTTTGCTATTTATTCAACATATTTATTGGCAAAAAAAGTAATAGAAAATTGGATTTATTGGATAGTTATAGATTCTGTTTCTATATATATTTATATTGCTAAGCACTTTTATTTAACAGCAATACTATTTTTTATATATACAATACTTGCTTTTATTGCATACTTTGAATGGAAAAAGGAGTATCAAGTTGCTAAATAA
- a CDS encoding SprT-like domain-containing protein → MQTKRLINIFLFITTFCLLFLIYIWYSSYEFKHNPLSNDIKTKIKNKTITLKNLAFYKYQINHNFKIIISNKLKNNQFGMTVYSKNKDIAIYLNKNRFKENSNYMIDSVLPHEYAHAIMFYLGDFSKENGSHSKKWQNICKNLEGKSCNRFVKDNDIIIEKTNLF, encoded by the coding sequence ATGCAAACAAAAAGATTGATAAATATTTTTCTATTTATCACTACTTTTTGTCTACTTTTCTTAATCTACATTTGGTATAGTAGTTATGAGTTTAAACATAACCCTTTATCAAATGATATTAAAACAAAAATCAAAAATAAAACAATCACTCTTAAAAATCTAGCTTTTTATAAATATCAAATAAATCACAATTTTAAAATAATCATCTCAAATAAATTAAAAAACAATCAATTTGGTATGACTGTATACTCTAAAAATAAAGATATAGCTATTTATCTTAATAAAAATAGATTTAAAGAGAATAGTAATTATATGATTGATTCTGTTTTACCACATGAATATGCCCATGCAATTATGTTTTATTTGGGTGATTTTTCAAAAGAGAATGGAAGTCATTCAAAAAAATGGCAAAATATTTGTAAAAATTTAGAAGGAAAAAGTTGTAATAGATTTGTAAAAGACAATGATATAATCATTGAAAAAACAAATCTATTTTAA
- a CDS encoding L-lactate permease produces the protein MDISTQALFAALPIFIAAVLLIGFRLPAKKAMPVVYVATALVAYFVWEVSFNRVLASTIQGLLITVAVLWIIFGAILLLNTLKHSGAIAVIRQGFNNVSPDRRVQVVIIAWLFGSFIEGASGFGTPAAIAAPLLVAIGFPAMAAVMVGMMIQSTPVSFGAVGTPILIGVNKGLDSQAISARLQEVGSNWDAYLQLITSEVAIIHAITGTLIPLFMTIMLTRFFGQNKSWTEGLSIAPFAIFAGICFTIPYALTGVFLGAEFPSLIGALVGLPIVTFAAKKGFLIPKKAWDFAPKEQWPVQWVSKLEIKLDAMTAKAPISLTKAWIPYVLVAVILVITRVSDEAKAFTKSIVIPFKDILGEGLGYTIAPLYLPGGILVFVVLITFFFHKMKANELKEAVTESSKVMLGAGFVLVFTIPLVRILINSGINASGFESMPIAMANFVATSVGDIYPMFASMIGALGAFIAGSNTVSNMMLSQFQFGVGQALGVSTALMISLQAVGAAAGNMIAIHNVVAASATVGLLDQEGETLRKTIIPTIYYCIIAGILGVIGMYVLGISDPLMK, from the coding sequence ATGGACATTAGTACACAAGCGCTTTTTGCTGCATTACCTATTTTTATTGCAGCAGTTTTATTAATTGGATTTAGATTACCGGCAAAAAAAGCAATGCCAGTAGTTTATGTAGCTACAGCATTAGTAGCATATTTTGTTTGGGAAGTATCTTTTAATAGAGTATTAGCTTCAACAATACAAGGTCTTCTTATTACAGTTGCTGTTTTATGGATTATCTTTGGTGCAATTTTACTATTAAATACACTAAAACATTCAGGTGCAATTGCAGTAATTAGACAAGGTTTTAACAACGTAAGCCCTGATAGAAGAGTACAAGTTGTGATAATTGCATGGTTATTTGGATCATTTATTGAAGGAGCATCTGGTTTTGGGACACCAGCAGCAATTGCAGCTCCTTTATTAGTAGCTATTGGTTTTCCAGCTATGGCTGCTGTTATGGTGGGGATGATGATTCAAAGTACTCCTGTATCTTTTGGTGCAGTTGGGACTCCAATTTTAATTGGTGTAAATAAAGGTTTAGATAGTCAAGCAATATCTGCAAGACTTCAAGAAGTTGGTTCAAATTGGGATGCATATTTACAACTTATTACTTCAGAAGTTGCAATTATTCATGCAATTACAGGAACACTAATTCCTCTATTTATGACTATTATGTTAACAAGATTTTTTGGTCAAAATAAATCTTGGACAGAAGGTTTAAGCATTGCACCATTTGCAATATTTGCAGGAATATGTTTTACAATACCATATGCATTAACAGGTGTATTTTTAGGAGCTGAGTTTCCTTCATTAATTGGTGCATTAGTTGGTTTACCAATAGTAACTTTTGCTGCTAAAAAAGGTTTCTTAATTCCTAAAAAAGCTTGGGATTTTGCTCCAAAAGAGCAATGGCCTGTACAATGGGTTAGTAAATTAGAAATTAAATTAGATGCAATGACTGCAAAAGCACCAATTTCATTAACTAAAGCTTGGATACCATATGTACTAGTTGCAGTTATTTTAGTAATTACTAGAGTAAGTGATGAAGCAAAAGCATTTACAAAATCAATTGTAATTCCTTTTAAAGATATTTTAGGTGAAGGTTTAGGATATACAATCGCACCTTTATATTTACCAGGTGGAATTTTAGTATTTGTTGTTTTAATTACTTTCTTTTTCCATAAAATGAAAGCAAATGAGTTAAAAGAAGCAGTAACTGAATCATCAAAAGTAATGTTAGGTGCTGGATTTGTTTTAGTATTTACTATTCCATTAGTAAGAATATTAATTAACTCAGGTATTAACGCATCAGGATTTGAATCAATGCCAATTGCAATGGCTAATTTTGTAGCTACTTCTGTTGGAGATATTTATCCAATGTTTGCATCAATGATTGGGGCATTAGGTGCATTTATTGCAGGGAGTAATACAGTTTCAAATATGATGTTAAGTCAATTCCAATTTGGTGTTGGTCAAGCACTTGGTGTTTCTACTGCATTAATGATTTCATTACAAGCAGTTGGAGCAGCAGCTGGTAATATGATAGCAATTCATAATGTTGTTGCAGCATCTGCAACTGTTGGGTTATTAGACCAAGAGGGTGAAACATTAAGAAAAACTATTATTCCTACAATTTATTACTGCATAATTGCAGGTATTTTAGGTGTAATTGGAATGTATGTTTTAGGAATTTCTGATCCACTTATGAAATAA
- a CDS encoding putative quinol monooxygenase, whose amino-acid sequence MSLIKQTVCIAKQGKQNELKKVLFSHLLSVKKVDGCINYEVYEADEDDTELLVYQEWKDEEYYSNYKNSEIYINLKARKKELLKREEELPNF is encoded by the coding sequence ATGAGTTTAATTAAACAAACAGTTTGTATTGCAAAACAAGGTAAACAAAATGAATTAAAAAAAGTTTTGTTTTCTCATCTTTTAAGTGTTAAGAAAGTGGATGGGTGTATAAATTATGAAGTTTATGAAGCTGATGAAGATGATACTGAATTATTAGTTTATCAAGAGTGGAAAGATGAAGAGTACTACTCAAACTATAAAAACAGTGAAATATACATAAACTTAAAAGCACGAAAAAAAGAGTTATTAAAAAGGGAAGAAGAACTTCCTAATTTTTAA